A window of Rhododendron vialii isolate Sample 1 chromosome 11a, ASM3025357v1 contains these coding sequences:
- the LOC131308192 gene encoding B3 domain-containing transcription factor VRN1-like isoform X1 produces the protein MKMGNEGEAADPGCRRPPIFYRMIVPSIVQDKKLRVQGKFLKKLGNELPAVATLTTPNGCNWQVGLEKIDDKVWFTEGWHEFVKHQSIRVGYLLLFVYVGNLNFHVNIFDLGAAEIRYQCKTPCSSGGPSCSNRCRVPYKEEAEHDDSVEILGSFPTCQKPTSLEAKLNRSGIAEPQYKADGGTLHLCSVSSAARSTRDVGIQCGYSELMTAAYETRLHCLSRNPELSRKRKRGIGSTDGSALLAKSGSEVQTPGSETTSGTLLRSWRVVTPEEKDRVLNESKTFHSENPFCRVFLRRSYVYKGIGLHMPSSFAEKYLGGVSGFITLQASTGEKWPVRCMWSNGSAKLSKGWPEFVRDNVLEEGDVCVFELIKTEEIVLKVTIFRLVEDAEPVNQIPKEKLARVSKLSSGYDLNG, from the exons atgaagaTGGGAAATGAAGGAGAAGCAGCCGACCCAGGTTGTCGGCGGCCTCCAATCTTCTACAGAATGATCGTTCCTTCCATTGTCCAAGACAAGAAACTG AGGGTCCAAGGGAAGTTCCTCAAGAAACTTGGGAATGAACTTCCAGCAGTCGCTACTCTCACAACTCCAAATGGTTGCAATTGGCAAGTGGGATTAGAGAAAATCGACGACAAGGTTTGGTTCACCGAAGGTTGGCATGAGTTCGTAAAACACCAGTCTATCCGCGTGGGATACCTTTTACTCTTCGTGTATGTAGGGAACTTGAATTTCCACGTGAATATATTCGATTTGGGTGCTGCCGAGATAAGATATCAATGTAAAACCCCTTGTAGTTCCGGAGGGCCTAGTTGTAGCAACCGCTGTCGAGTACCTTATAAGGAAGAAGCAGAACATGATGACTCAGTTGAAATCTTGGGTTCCTTCCCAACTTGCCAAAAACCCACATCTTTagaagcaaaattaaatagaaGTGGCATAGCTGAACCCCAGTACAAGGCCGATGGAGGAACCTTACATCTATGTTCTGTATCGTCAGCTGCTCGATCTACTCGTGATGTAGGTATTCAGTGTGGTTACAGTGAGCTTATGACAGCTGCATATGAAACCAGATTGCACTGCTTGAGTCGAAATCCTGAACTaagcaggaaaagaaaaagagggatTGGAA GTACAGATGGAAGTGCATTATTAGCTAAaagcggaagtgaagtacaaACTCCTGGCTCTGAAACAACTTCCGGAACTTTGTTGAGGAGCTGGAGAGTAGTAACACCTGAAGAAAAAGACAGAGTACTTAACGAATCGAAAACTTTTCACTCTGAAAATCCATTTTGTAGAGTTTTCTTGCGACGGTCCTATGTATACAAGGGAATTGGCTTG CATATGCCATCTTCATTTGCTGAGAAGTACCTCGGAGGGGTTTCAGGCTTCATAACGCTTCAGGCTTCCACTGGGGAAAAGTGGCCTGTGCGTTGCATGTGGAGCAATGGCTCCGCTAAGTTAAGCAAGGGGTGGCCTGAATTTGTACGGGACAACGTGTTGGAGGAGGGCGATGTTTGTGTCTTCGAGCTGATCAAGACAGAGGAAATTGTGCTCAAAGTAACCATTTTTCGTTTAGTCGAAGACGCGGAACCAGTGAACCAAATTCCAAAGGAAAAGCTCGCCCGAGTCAGCAAATTATCCTCTGGCTATGATCTGAACGGATAG
- the LOC131308192 gene encoding B3 domain-containing transcription factor VRN1-like isoform X2, translated as MKMGNEGEAADPGCRRPPIFYRMIVPSIVQDKKLRVQGKFLKKLGNELPAVATLTTPNGCNWQVGLEKIDDKVWFTEGWHEFVKHQSIRVGYLLLFVYVGNLNFHVNIFDLGAAEIRYQCKTPCSSGGPSCSNRCRVPYKEEAEHDDSVEILGSFPTCQKPTSLEAKLNRSGIAEPQYKADGGTLHLCSVSSAARSTRDVGIQCGYSELSRKRKRGIGSTDGSALLAKSGSEVQTPGSETTSGTLLRSWRVVTPEEKDRVLNESKTFHSENPFCRVFLRRSYVYKGIGLHMPSSFAEKYLGGVSGFITLQASTGEKWPVRCMWSNGSAKLSKGWPEFVRDNVLEEGDVCVFELIKTEEIVLKVTIFRLVEDAEPVNQIPKEKLARVSKLSSGYDLNG; from the exons atgaagaTGGGAAATGAAGGAGAAGCAGCCGACCCAGGTTGTCGGCGGCCTCCAATCTTCTACAGAATGATCGTTCCTTCCATTGTCCAAGACAAGAAACTG AGGGTCCAAGGGAAGTTCCTCAAGAAACTTGGGAATGAACTTCCAGCAGTCGCTACTCTCACAACTCCAAATGGTTGCAATTGGCAAGTGGGATTAGAGAAAATCGACGACAAGGTTTGGTTCACCGAAGGTTGGCATGAGTTCGTAAAACACCAGTCTATCCGCGTGGGATACCTTTTACTCTTCGTGTATGTAGGGAACTTGAATTTCCACGTGAATATATTCGATTTGGGTGCTGCCGAGATAAGATATCAATGTAAAACCCCTTGTAGTTCCGGAGGGCCTAGTTGTAGCAACCGCTGTCGAGTACCTTATAAGGAAGAAGCAGAACATGATGACTCAGTTGAAATCTTGGGTTCCTTCCCAACTTGCCAAAAACCCACATCTTTagaagcaaaattaaatagaaGTGGCATAGCTGAACCCCAGTACAAGGCCGATGGAGGAACCTTACATCTATGTTCTGTATCGTCAGCTGCTCGATCTACTCGTGATGTAGGTATTCAGTGTGGTTACAG TGAACTaagcaggaaaagaaaaagagggatTGGAA GTACAGATGGAAGTGCATTATTAGCTAAaagcggaagtgaagtacaaACTCCTGGCTCTGAAACAACTTCCGGAACTTTGTTGAGGAGCTGGAGAGTAGTAACACCTGAAGAAAAAGACAGAGTACTTAACGAATCGAAAACTTTTCACTCTGAAAATCCATTTTGTAGAGTTTTCTTGCGACGGTCCTATGTATACAAGGGAATTGGCTTG CATATGCCATCTTCATTTGCTGAGAAGTACCTCGGAGGGGTTTCAGGCTTCATAACGCTTCAGGCTTCCACTGGGGAAAAGTGGCCTGTGCGTTGCATGTGGAGCAATGGCTCCGCTAAGTTAAGCAAGGGGTGGCCTGAATTTGTACGGGACAACGTGTTGGAGGAGGGCGATGTTTGTGTCTTCGAGCTGATCAAGACAGAGGAAATTGTGCTCAAAGTAACCATTTTTCGTTTAGTCGAAGACGCGGAACCAGTGAACCAAATTCCAAAGGAAAAGCTCGCCCGAGTCAGCAAATTATCCTCTGGCTATGATCTGAACGGATAG